The following DNA comes from Acidimicrobiia bacterium.
GGGACGACGATCTCGGGGCGCGGGGCGCGGACTCCCTCGATGCCGTACATCTCGGCCGCCGACCTCGCGGCCGCGACGGCGTCCTGGCCGGCCCAGAGCAACGCGGCGACGAGCCGCTGCTCTGCGCTCGTGGTGACGACCGTCATCCGGTAGACGTCCGGGAGCTTACGCACGATCACGCCGGCCGCTGCGAACGCGAGCAACTGGTTCCGGTTCACGTCTCCCGCCACCGCGTCGACGCCGCGAAACACGCCGAGCGTGGGCCGACTGAGGGTCGTGAGAACGGCGAGCGCCGCGTTGGCGAGCATTGAATCCCTCTGAGCGGTATTCACGGCTCGTCAAACGAGCCGGCCGACCGAGCAGGGGAAGCTGCGCGAGAACCTACAAACCCGGTGTGACAGTTATACGGGTTCGGGGTCGGTGTGGATCGCGACCTCGGTGGTGCGGTCGTCGCGCGTCGGCGCCTCGACGCGAACGGCGCGCAGGCGGCGCGTCCCGTCCTCGTTCAGCGCGACCGTGAACGCGCCGGTGTCGGGTTCGACCTCGAGCCCGAAGTAGGCCTGCCAGTCGTGCGGTGACGACGGGCTGTCGGGGTCGGTGCCGCGCGGCACGCGCCGGAAGCGCATGCGCTCGCGGTCGAACAACCAGATGCTGTTCGACGACTCGAGCCGCAGGATGTCGGGCTCGTGCACGCCGGCGATCGCGGCCAGGTCGGGAGGCTCGAGGAGGTCGTCGTTCACGGCGCGGCCGCCAGCTCGAGCATCAGCGTCACCGGTCCGTCGTTGACGAGCGCCACCTGCATGTCGGCCCGGAACCGACCGCTCTTGACCCGCACGCCGACATCTTCCAGGTCGGACGCAAACGCGTTGCACAACGATTCCGCAACCTCCGCCTTCGCGGCCGCGACCCAGCTCGGCCGCCGGCCGCGCGCGGTGTCGCCGTAGAGCGTGAACTGACTCACCACGAGCGCCTCACCGTCGACGTCGAGCAGGGTCCGGTTCATCATCCCCGAGTCGTCGTCGAAGACTCTCAGATTCCCTACTTTGTCCGCGAGCCGCGACGCGATCGCGCGCGTGTCGTCGTGCGTGACGCCCACGAACACGAGCAAACCGGTGCCGATCTCGCCGACCGCGTCGCCGTCGACCGTGACGCGCGCCTCGGTCACCCTCTGCACGAGCGCCCTCATGGGCGCACCCTAAACCGCGTCCCTGAGGATCACCCGTACCGACGCTGAGATTTGGCGCAGTTCAGGCGGTTTGCTCCAACTGCGGCGTATACGCACCGCGCCGCGCTGCGCCGTTGAGACGCGCGCGCTTGAGATACGCGGCCTGGCCGTCGGCCGCGTGCGCGTCGGAGCCACCCCACGCCGAAAGCGCCGGGGCCTGCAACGCACGCCCGTACGAGAACGACAGCTCCCACGGATGCGGACCCCGCCGGTTCATCGCGTCGAGGTGCGCGGTCGCGTCCTCGTCGCTCTGACCGCCCGAGAGGAACACGATGCCCGGCACCGCCGCGGGCACGGTCGCGCGAAACACACCGAGCGTCGCGTCCGCGACCTCGTCGACCGACGCCTGCACGGCACCCGTCGATCCCGACACGACCATGTTCGGCTTCAGCAGCATCCCGTCGAGCGCGACCCGCTGCTCGTACAGCGCCGAGAACACCGCGTGCAGCGTCGCCTCGGTCACGGCCGAGCACCGCGCGAGATCGTGCGCGCCGTCCATCAACACCTCGGGCTCGACGATCGGCACGAGCCCTGCTTCCTGGCACAGCGCCGCGTACCGCGCCAGCGCGTGCGCGTTCACCGCGATGCAGTACGGGCTCGGGATCGAGTCGCCGATCGTGATCACCGCGCGCCACTTCGCGAACCGCGCGCCCAGCGCGACGTACTCGGTCAGCCGCTCACGCAGCCCGTCGAGGCCTTCGGTGACGAGCTCGCCGTCGGCGCCGGCCAGCGGCTTCGCACCCGCGTCGACCTTGATGCCCGGCATGATCCCTTGGTCGACCAACACCTGTACGAGCGTGCGACCGTCGGAAGCCGACTGCCGGATC
Coding sequences within:
- the dtd gene encoding D-aminoacyl-tRNA deacylase: MRALVQRVTEARVTVDGDAVGEIGTGLLVFVGVTHDDTRAIASRLADKVGNLRVFDDDSGMMNRTLLDVDGEALVVSQFTLYGDTARGRRPSWVAAAKAEVAESLCNAFASDLEDVGVRVKSGRFRADMQVALVNDGPVTLMLELAAAP
- a CDS encoding class I fructose-bisphosphate aldolase, with amino-acid sequence MSGSSLHEIACALVAPGKGILAADESGGTIKKRFDSIGVESTEDRRRAYREMLFTTAGAAEFVSGVILYDETIRQSASDGRTLVQVLVDQGIMPGIKVDAGAKPLAGADGELVTEGLDGLRERLTEYVALGARFAKWRAVITIGDSIPSPYCIAVNAHALARYAALCQEAGLVPIVEPEVLMDGAHDLARCSAVTEATLHAVFSALYEQRVALDGMLLKPNMVVSGSTGAVQASVDEVADATLGVFRATVPAAVPGIVFLSGGQSDEDATAHLDAMNRRGPHPWELSFSYGRALQAPALSAWGGSDAHAADGQAAYLKRARLNGAARRGAYTPQLEQTA